A genome region from Alicyclobacillus acidocaldarius subsp. acidocaldarius DSM 446 includes the following:
- the istB gene encoding IS21-like element helper ATPase IstB, with protein sequence MSEALLVAQVEEQLLDLGLKRAAAVLPACVEWAAGQEATYVAFLQRLLEAEQEERHSRAMQARLRLANFPFHKTLADFDFSFQPSVDERQIRELATLTFVQECGNVIFLGPPGVGKTHLAVALGMEAIRQRMSVYFVTMQKLVSDLRRAYQEGRLDRRLRVYTQPKILICDEVGYLPLDALDAANFFRLVSERYERGSLIITSNTSFTNWGTLFGDQVLAAALLDRLLHHATTVNIRGNSYRMKDKLRAGVTHAFSGTRDETNVCVGNESR encoded by the coding sequence ATAAGCGAAGCGTTACTGGTAGCTCAGGTCGAAGAACAACTGTTGGACCTGGGCTTGAAGCGAGCTGCTGCCGTCTTGCCGGCGTGCGTGGAGTGGGCCGCCGGGCAAGAGGCGACCTATGTCGCATTTCTCCAGCGTTTGCTGGAGGCTGAACAGGAGGAACGGCACAGCCGGGCCATGCAGGCTCGGCTGCGCTTGGCGAACTTTCCGTTCCACAAGACGCTCGCCGACTTCGACTTCTCGTTCCAGCCGTCTGTGGATGAGCGCCAAATCCGAGAGCTCGCAACGCTGACGTTTGTCCAAGAATGTGGAAACGTGATCTTCCTGGGGCCGCCGGGAGTGGGAAAGACGCATTTGGCGGTGGCCCTAGGCATGGAGGCGATTCGCCAGCGGATGAGCGTCTACTTCGTCACGATGCAGAAGCTCGTGAGCGATTTGCGTCGAGCCTACCAAGAAGGGCGACTGGACAGGCGCCTTCGGGTCTATACGCAACCCAAGATTCTCATCTGCGATGAGGTCGGCTACTTGCCTCTCGACGCGCTCGACGCCGCGAACTTTTTCCGGCTGGTATCGGAGAGGTACGAGCGAGGGTCGTTGATCATTACGTCCAACACGAGTTTCACGAACTGGGGAACGCTCTTCGGCGATCAGGTCCTGGCCGCCGCGTTGCTCGACCGCTTGCTGCACCACGCCACGACCGTGAATATCCGCGGCAACAGTTACCGGATGAAAGACAAGCTACGAGCTGGCGTTACGCACGCATTCTCGGGAACAAGAGACGAAACGAACGTATGTGTGGGGAACGAATCGCGATGA
- a CDS encoding IS256 family transposase, translated as MASLNSFAVLEWIRKMQDVDQIDFLRELMQLVTQFLIDAEAAEKIGAERYERTESRVTQRNGYRSRAWDTRLGTVDLKIPKLRQGSFFPSILEPRRRAEQALASVIQEAYVKGVSTRKVDDLVRALGLDGISKSEVSRLCQLIDEEVRQFKERPLEREYPYVWLDATFPKVREGGRVQSMALVIAIGVTDTGEREVLGFDVGTSEDGAFWSDFLRSLKARGLRGVRLVVSDAHAGLRQAISEVLTGATWQRCKVHTIRNVLSQVPKREQSMVASIIRTIFTQPTQEAAREQLRRVVAELRGRFPKAMDILEAAEEDVLAFMALPIEHWRQICSTNPLERLNREMRRRMDVVGIFPNRASVVRLAGAILQEQHEEWLVSRRYFSLESMAKLKPNRPLLAAEAMLQK; from the coding sequence ATGGCTTCGCTCAATAGCTTCGCAGTTCTCGAATGGATTCGCAAGATGCAAGACGTGGATCAGATCGATTTTTTACGGGAATTGATGCAACTCGTGACGCAGTTCCTCATCGATGCGGAAGCCGCAGAGAAAATCGGTGCCGAGCGCTATGAGCGGACGGAGAGCCGTGTCACACAACGAAACGGCTATCGTTCAAGGGCCTGGGACACGCGCCTCGGGACGGTCGATTTGAAGATTCCAAAGCTCCGTCAGGGCAGCTTCTTCCCTTCCATTCTGGAGCCCAGGCGTCGAGCGGAACAAGCGCTGGCTTCTGTGATCCAGGAAGCGTACGTGAAGGGCGTGAGCACCCGCAAGGTCGATGACCTGGTGCGAGCGTTGGGCCTGGATGGCATTAGCAAAAGCGAGGTGTCTCGCCTCTGCCAGCTCATCGATGAAGAGGTTCGCCAGTTCAAGGAGCGGCCGCTCGAGCGTGAGTATCCGTACGTGTGGCTGGATGCCACGTTCCCGAAGGTGCGGGAGGGCGGCCGCGTGCAGAGCATGGCGCTGGTCATCGCCATTGGCGTCACGGACACCGGAGAGCGCGAAGTACTCGGATTCGATGTCGGAACGAGCGAGGACGGCGCGTTCTGGTCGGACTTTCTGCGCAGCCTGAAGGCGCGAGGTCTTCGGGGCGTGCGTCTGGTGGTGAGCGATGCGCACGCAGGCTTGCGCCAGGCCATTTCGGAAGTGCTGACGGGCGCGACGTGGCAACGCTGCAAAGTGCACACGATTCGGAACGTGTTGAGCCAAGTGCCGAAGAGGGAGCAGTCGATGGTGGCCTCGATCATCCGGACGATCTTCACCCAGCCCACGCAAGAAGCGGCCCGCGAGCAGCTTCGCCGAGTGGTCGCGGAACTCCGGGGGCGTTTCCCGAAGGCGATGGACATTTTGGAGGCAGCAGAGGAGGACGTGCTGGCGTTTATGGCGCTACCCATCGAGCACTGGCGGCAGATCTGCTCGACCAACCCGCTCGAGCGGCTCAATCGAGAGATGCGTCGGCGGATGGACGTCGTGGGGATTTTCCCGAATCGAGCATCGGTAGTGCGCCTCGCTGGAGCGATTTTGCAAGAGCAGCACGAAGAATGGCTGGTGTCGCGGCGATATTTCAGCCTGGAGTCGATGGCGAAACTCAAGCCCAACCGTCCGCTCCTCGCAGCCGAGGCGATGTTGCAAAAATAA
- a CDS encoding IS1634 family transposase, which translates to MREAFQLFGPVRSYVMGPAPVLARLIDELKWVEIIDEFVPRPDSKLSVGLRTKALLVNIGTNREALYRVEEFYAQRDVEVLLGSGVSADDLHDDALARALDALYDAGLEALYARIALHTLRRLRVLSDSNELIPIHADTTSLSMTGEYLDQTAFRIDRGFSKDHRPDLKQIVFGLCTVHGLGLCANVNPGNLDDHTWNFENIQQLLSQLDEETRKRSVYVADAALVTKDNLELLAEEDFHFISRLPGTYKLSEDLKRAAWEKENSWKEVGRLAEAEDSAHYRIQAFRRTLYGRTYRFVVVRSSSLDTRKERKLKEVLKREKAALEKAAKAMSQNVYSCEQDAQMAMQTFMHEHRATLHPISARICAEQVQAKRARRGRPRKDDPPPPVHTQYRVEVAILPPSEERVQQWREKEATFVLITDIRDDQRVSDEQILRLYKEQHEVEARFRYLKSPYHVGPIYLHKPTRVKAFGFVMLLSLLLYSVLEYLIREKMKRETEPLMLPGNRKSFRPTGLAILEMLDGVTTVHMQVGDTWQRVPATPHNPQIMRVLKLLNMDLSIYTEAQKTA; encoded by the coding sequence GTGCGGGAGGCTTTCCAGTTGTTCGGTCCAGTTCGCTCGTATGTCATGGGGCCTGCGCCCGTTTTAGCCAGACTGATCGACGAGTTGAAGTGGGTAGAGATTATCGACGAGTTCGTGCCACGTCCGGATAGCAAACTGTCCGTCGGGCTGCGTACCAAGGCGTTGCTGGTTAATATCGGCACGAATCGCGAAGCCCTCTACCGGGTGGAGGAGTTCTACGCGCAACGGGATGTGGAAGTCCTGCTTGGAAGCGGCGTCTCCGCAGACGATCTCCATGATGACGCTTTGGCCCGGGCTCTGGATGCCTTGTACGACGCAGGTCTCGAGGCATTATACGCGCGTATCGCCCTCCACACGCTACGCAGACTCCGGGTGCTCAGCGATTCCAACGAACTCATCCCCATCCATGCGGATACCACGTCGCTCTCTATGACAGGCGAGTACCTGGACCAAACAGCGTTTCGCATTGACCGGGGATTCTCCAAGGACCACCGGCCTGATCTCAAGCAAATTGTGTTTGGACTTTGCACCGTCCATGGTCTGGGGCTATGCGCGAACGTCAACCCTGGGAACTTGGACGATCACACATGGAATTTCGAGAACATCCAGCAACTCCTGAGCCAGCTCGATGAGGAGACGCGAAAGAGAAGCGTCTACGTCGCGGACGCGGCGTTGGTGACGAAGGACAACCTTGAGCTTTTGGCGGAGGAAGACTTCCATTTCATCTCACGACTGCCGGGGACGTATAAGCTGTCCGAGGACCTGAAGAGAGCGGCATGGGAGAAAGAAAACAGCTGGAAAGAAGTCGGTCGGCTCGCTGAGGCGGAAGACAGCGCCCATTACAGGATCCAGGCCTTCCGTCGCACGCTGTACGGGCGAACGTATCGATTCGTCGTGGTGCGCTCCTCCAGCCTGGATACCCGGAAGGAGCGTAAGCTCAAAGAGGTGCTCAAGCGTGAGAAGGCTGCGCTGGAGAAAGCGGCCAAGGCGATGAGCCAAAACGTCTACAGTTGTGAACAAGATGCGCAGATGGCCATGCAGACCTTCATGCACGAACACCGTGCCACTTTGCATCCCATCTCCGCCCGCATATGTGCCGAGCAGGTGCAGGCAAAACGCGCGCGCCGCGGTCGCCCGCGCAAAGATGACCCGCCACCGCCGGTGCATACACAGTACCGTGTGGAAGTGGCGATCTTACCGCCTTCTGAGGAGCGGGTTCAGCAGTGGCGAGAGAAGGAAGCGACGTTTGTGCTCATCACCGACATCCGCGATGATCAGCGTGTGTCAGATGAACAGATCCTCCGCCTGTATAAGGAACAACACGAGGTGGAGGCGCGTTTTCGGTATCTGAAAAGCCCGTATCACGTGGGTCCCATCTACCTGCATAAGCCGACACGGGTGAAAGCGTTCGGTTTCGTCATGCTGTTATCCCTGCTCTTGTATAGCGTATTGGAATATCTCATCCGAGAGAAGATGAAGCGGGAAACGGAACCGCTCATGCTGCCAGGCAATCGAAAGAGTTTTCGTCCAACAGGGTTGGCCATCCTCGAGATGCTGGATGGAGTGACGACCGTGCACATGCAGGTCGGCGACACGTGGCAGCGAGTACCTGCAACGCCTCATAATCCTCAGATCATGAGGGTTCTTAAGCTGCTGAACATGGACCTGAGCATCTACACGGAAGCGCAAAAAACGGCTTGA
- a CDS encoding ABC transporter permease, which translates to MAWDLVRVTNMRENLIEVLRNLKRCPLESVLAVVGICFGVGGIFLLSSIGAGVRQSIDSEVAAIGPGIMSVQASVATQNLIRESDVQAIAKTLGSQAVVSPVVESSVTMHGRNGDVSGYAIGVDSEFPDIESLTLLKGHFFTAIDNAESRSVCLINTYLVNQLFGGENPVGKQVLVNNIPLTIEGTFEVSNNVSAAANIGEVLLPISTYLNNFTSEDSITEILLKANRVQDIRLIENEVLTQLLRDHQWTIPLSDYSVFTQDNLISSSNSLKHLFSIFVWVADFVSFVVGGIGIMNVMLMAVSDRHKEIGIYLSFGATRRFIIQHFLLESSMLSLVGTVFGILLGTMTGMLLMMKGIPISFNVWVYTEDIGVGVLIGTLFGLYPSLRAATMTPGVALRH; encoded by the coding sequence GTGGCATGGGATTTGGTGCGAGTGACGAATATGCGTGAAAACTTGATTGAAGTACTGAGAAATTTGAAGCGGTGTCCACTTGAGAGTGTATTGGCCGTTGTCGGGATATGCTTTGGCGTGGGTGGTATATTCCTTCTTTCTTCCATAGGTGCAGGGGTGCGGCAATCTATTGACTCAGAGGTCGCAGCGATCGGACCAGGCATTATGAGCGTTCAAGCTTCCGTGGCTACACAAAATCTCATTCGGGAAAGCGATGTACAAGCGATTGCAAAGACGCTTGGGAGTCAAGCGGTTGTTTCGCCAGTGGTCGAATCGTCTGTTACTATGCATGGACGCAATGGAGATGTATCTGGTTATGCTATCGGTGTTGACAGTGAATTCCCGGACATTGAGAGTCTTACACTCTTGAAAGGCCACTTTTTTACGGCGATTGACAATGCAGAAAGCAGGAGCGTTTGTTTGATTAACACATATTTAGTAAATCAATTGTTTGGAGGAGAAAATCCGGTTGGAAAGCAGGTCCTTGTGAACAATATACCGTTAACGATTGAAGGTACATTTGAAGTTTCAAATAACGTTTCAGCTGCAGCAAATATAGGTGAAGTACTACTGCCTATTAGTACCTATTTGAATAATTTTACTTCGGAAGATTCTATCACAGAAATTCTGTTGAAAGCGAATCGTGTACAAGACATTCGCCTCATTGAAAATGAAGTCCTAACTCAATTACTCCGTGATCACCAGTGGACAATCCCTCTGTCTGATTATAGCGTTTTTACGCAGGATAACCTTATATCGTCATCCAATTCGTTAAAGCATCTATTCAGCATATTCGTCTGGGTTGCTGATTTTGTCTCGTTTGTTGTTGGGGGAATCGGAATCATGAACGTCATGCTGATGGCTGTGTCGGATCGACACAAAGAAATCGGTATTTACTTATCTTTTGGTGCAACCCGTCGATTTATTATTCAACACTTTCTCTTAGAATCGTCTATGCTGAGTCTGGTCGGTACAGTGTTTGGTATCCTACTGGGAACAATGACAGGTATGCTTTTAATGATGAAAGGCATCCCTATTAGTTTCAATGTGTGGGTCTATACTGAAGATATCGGGGTCGGGGTGTTAATCGGTACTCTCTTTGGTCTTTATCCGAGCTTACGAGCTGCAACAATGACTCCAGGAGTAGCTTTGCGTCACTGA
- a CDS encoding Mu transposase domain-containing protein, translating into MNRQVAWWRDHVANVRIHGTTHEQPIVRFQAEKLQPLPATPYVLACAGLRKVMSDCRVSWNTNLYTVPWRYVGHTVLVREFESGRLQIEYGGQVIAEHRVLSGKHQISTDPEHYKNIPRDSANPTRDKTAGWQVDPDVEQRELTVYEQIAMGGHVQ; encoded by the coding sequence TTGAACCGACAGGTCGCATGGTGGCGCGATCACGTGGCCAACGTCCGCATCCACGGGACGACGCACGAACAGCCCATCGTGCGGTTTCAAGCTGAGAAGCTGCAACCGCTACCGGCCACCCCATATGTGTTGGCATGTGCAGGCCTTCGGAAGGTGATGAGTGACTGCCGGGTTTCCTGGAATACGAACTTGTACACCGTTCCCTGGCGGTACGTGGGCCACACGGTCCTGGTTCGGGAGTTCGAGTCTGGCCGCCTGCAAATCGAATACGGCGGACAGGTGATCGCGGAACATCGCGTGCTGTCCGGCAAGCATCAAATCTCCACGGATCCCGAGCATTACAAGAACATCCCTCGAGATAGCGCGAATCCGACGCGGGATAAGACAGCGGGATGGCAAGTCGACCCGGACGTGGAGCAGCGCGAACTTACGGTCTATGAACAGATCGCGATGGGAGGTCATGTGCAATAA
- a CDS encoding DDE-type integrase/transposase/recombinase, with the protein MLREIREQGYTGGITVLREFMKPLRPVVSAKATERFESDPGEQAQIDLGAFLYYDSHGQRRTIWAFAMVLAYSRMLYVEFIKAADQLHILQALRNDLEFFGGVPRVMLSDNCSPLVVANDGQGHVDWQPAYLDFAKFYGFVPKACRPRRSRTKGKVERPIRYIRDSFWPVALVVSRQEV; encoded by the coding sequence ATTCTGCGAGAGATTCGGGAGCAGGGCTATACCGGCGGTATCACCGTCCTCCGTGAGTTCATGAAGCCACTTCGCCCGGTGGTCTCTGCCAAGGCCACCGAGCGATTTGAGTCGGATCCTGGTGAACAAGCCCAGATCGATTTGGGGGCCTTCCTCTACTACGATTCGCACGGTCAGCGACGAACGATTTGGGCCTTCGCCATGGTACTCGCCTACTCCCGCATGCTCTACGTTGAGTTTATCAAAGCGGCAGACCAGCTGCACATCCTTCAGGCCCTTCGCAACGACCTGGAGTTCTTTGGCGGTGTGCCGCGCGTCATGCTCAGCGACAACTGTTCACCTTTGGTGGTCGCCAATGACGGTCAAGGCCATGTCGACTGGCAACCGGCTTATCTCGACTTTGCCAAGTTCTACGGATTCGTGCCCAAGGCATGTCGGCCTCGCCGGAGCCGCACCAAGGGCAAGGTAGAACGGCCTATTCGCTATATCCGGGACAGCTTCTGGCCAGTTGCCTTGGTAGTGTCCCGTCAAGAGGTGTAA
- a CDS encoding helix-turn-helix domain-containing protein — protein MREDERMEIRQLYEAGVSISELARRFGYDRKTIRSALNSSLEEKQGERASRGERKKGSKLEPYKDYVKQRMQLGVSTLNEFCERFGSRAIPAVSPSSVSS, from the coding sequence ATGAGGGAGGACGAGAGGATGGAGATCAGGCAACTCTACGAGGCTGGCGTCAGCATCTCGGAACTGGCCAGAAGATTCGGCTATGACCGTAAGACCATTCGCAGCGCGCTGAATTCATCGCTGGAGGAGAAGCAGGGCGAAAGAGCGTCGCGTGGGGAGCGAAAGAAAGGTTCCAAGCTGGAGCCCTACAAGGATTACGTGAAGCAGCGTATGCAACTTGGTGTTTCAACGCTGAACGAATTCTGCGAGAGATTCGGGAGCAGGGCTATACCGGCGGTATCACCGTCCTCCGTGAGTTCATGA